A genomic segment from Polyangium mundeleinium encodes:
- a CDS encoding DUF2169 family type VI secretion system accessory protein: MKTIKPMKLGVLTRTFELDHKHYFVPTVFVFCDLGPARSLLSEVELWRLAAAELGKDAVLDECMPKQRGELLVHGRCFTANRVPRPAASVRVKLGPIDKTLYVIGDRAFRRDGTPSDPELFTEMPIHYARAFGGEGFQQNPIGVGFAPTKEDGRAVHRLPNIELPDKLIKSTSDRPAPAGFGPYDLLWAQRWPKIGTYDTKWMREDLPGLAKDMDLSMWNAAPNDQKLPAGFFEGTEEILLENMHPEKPRIEGRLPGVVGRCFVTQRTAEGDVFREIPLHLDTVQVFPHHERVALSFRGLWAIAEDDADDILHLLVAADDRTAPRPIEHYRAVLERRLDPKREASEVFRDGDLLPPDAGGKASGGGDIDAMFELTRSENLLQKNLAERARREAEKTRAAILAAGGDPDRVPVIEGPKPIEGPSFGDLPDFVERSERDLAEAQRKMDAAHEKALSDARKRYAAAGLDYDAEVRRMKKEASGPPKFSADKEIERLRDIQTLCHNANVATPDLDAALADPATEQKLRKAEEEARNAYRDGAHLAEHRPARLEEPARSELRRRVAAAHAEGRSLARIDLSGADLSEMDLPGVDFTDAFLENADLSGANLAGAKLARVVLAGAAFVGADLTGADLAEANLGASNGKNANLDGVTLRGAILAKADLTGASLGGVVFELADLSDVLLDGAALTRSRFDKCILKGNLLRGCDLRESTFVHAMLVEVDLRNANFANATLEHASLVRCTLDGASFLKANLCGMRLAEPCTFVGADFTGATIAAATLREADFSHADFSGATLSSSDLSKCVLREAKLYRAVAKNALFMRADLTGASLVAANLEGAIFLKAKLGRADFKGANLFRADLLRAVGDDKTSFYDALVTQVRVSPKGSTGAPTTVDPSAPRTAPKPVNKESRG; the protein is encoded by the coding sequence GTGAAGACGATCAAGCCCATGAAGCTCGGCGTCCTCACGCGGACGTTCGAGCTCGATCACAAGCACTACTTCGTCCCGACGGTCTTCGTCTTCTGCGACCTCGGGCCCGCGCGGAGCTTGCTCTCCGAGGTCGAGCTCTGGCGCCTCGCGGCCGCGGAGCTCGGCAAGGACGCGGTGCTCGACGAGTGCATGCCCAAGCAACGCGGCGAGCTGCTCGTCCACGGCCGCTGCTTCACGGCGAACCGCGTCCCGCGCCCCGCCGCGTCGGTGCGCGTGAAGCTCGGGCCGATCGACAAGACGCTCTACGTCATCGGCGATCGTGCCTTCCGCCGCGACGGCACGCCCAGCGACCCGGAGCTCTTCACGGAGATGCCGATCCACTACGCGCGCGCGTTCGGCGGCGAGGGCTTCCAGCAAAACCCGATCGGCGTGGGCTTCGCGCCGACGAAGGAAGACGGACGCGCCGTGCACCGGCTGCCGAACATCGAGCTGCCGGACAAGCTCATCAAGAGCACCTCCGATCGCCCTGCGCCCGCGGGCTTTGGCCCCTACGATCTGCTCTGGGCCCAGCGGTGGCCGAAGATCGGCACGTACGACACGAAGTGGATGCGCGAGGATCTGCCCGGCCTGGCGAAGGACATGGACCTCTCCATGTGGAACGCCGCGCCGAACGATCAGAAGCTCCCGGCCGGCTTTTTCGAAGGCACCGAGGAGATCCTCCTCGAGAACATGCACCCGGAGAAACCGCGGATCGAGGGGCGCTTGCCGGGTGTCGTCGGCCGATGCTTCGTGACCCAACGGACGGCCGAAGGGGACGTGTTCCGCGAGATCCCGCTGCACCTCGACACCGTGCAGGTCTTCCCGCACCACGAGCGCGTCGCGCTCTCCTTCCGTGGCCTCTGGGCCATCGCCGAGGACGACGCCGACGACATCCTCCACCTGCTCGTCGCCGCCGACGATCGCACGGCGCCCCGGCCGATCGAGCACTACCGCGCCGTGCTCGAGCGCAGGCTCGATCCGAAACGCGAGGCCTCCGAGGTGTTCCGCGACGGCGACCTCCTGCCGCCCGACGCGGGCGGCAAGGCCAGCGGGGGCGGCGACATCGACGCGATGTTCGAGCTCACGCGCTCGGAGAACCTGCTCCAGAAGAACCTCGCGGAGCGCGCGCGCCGCGAAGCCGAAAAGACCCGCGCGGCCATCCTCGCGGCGGGCGGTGATCCGGACCGCGTCCCGGTCATCGAGGGGCCGAAGCCGATCGAGGGGCCTTCGTTCGGGGACTTGCCGGACTTCGTCGAGCGCTCGGAGCGGGATCTCGCCGAGGCCCAACGCAAGATGGACGCGGCGCACGAGAAGGCGCTTTCCGATGCGCGCAAGCGCTACGCCGCGGCGGGCCTCGACTACGACGCCGAGGTCCGCCGGATGAAGAAGGAGGCGTCCGGGCCGCCGAAGTTCTCCGCGGACAAGGAGATCGAGCGCCTGCGCGACATCCAGACGCTCTGCCACAACGCGAACGTGGCGACGCCGGATCTCGACGCGGCGCTCGCGGATCCGGCCACCGAGCAGAAGCTGCGGAAGGCCGAGGAGGAAGCCCGGAACGCCTATCGCGACGGCGCGCACCTCGCCGAGCACCGCCCCGCGCGCCTCGAAGAGCCCGCGCGGAGCGAGCTGCGCAGGCGCGTCGCCGCCGCGCACGCCGAGGGCCGGAGCCTCGCGCGGATCGACCTCTCGGGGGCCGATCTCTCCGAGATGGATCTCCCCGGCGTGGACTTCACGGACGCGTTTCTCGAGAACGCCGATCTCTCGGGAGCCAACCTCGCGGGCGCGAAGCTCGCGCGCGTCGTGCTCGCGGGCGCTGCGTTCGTGGGGGCCGACCTCACGGGCGCCGATCTCGCCGAGGCGAACCTCGGCGCCTCGAACGGCAAGAACGCAAACCTCGACGGCGTCACGCTGCGCGGCGCGATCCTCGCGAAGGCCGACCTCACGGGCGCGTCGCTCGGCGGCGTCGTCTTCGAGCTCGCCGATCTCTCCGACGTCCTGCTCGACGGCGCGGCGCTCACGAGGTCGCGCTTCGATAAGTGCATCTTGAAGGGCAACCTGCTCCGCGGCTGTGATCTGCGGGAATCCACGTTCGTGCACGCGATGCTGGTCGAGGTCGACCTGCGGAACGCGAACTTCGCGAACGCGACGCTCGAACACGCCTCGCTCGTCCGGTGCACGCTCGACGGCGCGTCGTTCCTGAAGGCGAACCTCTGCGGGATGCGGCTCGCCGAGCCCTGCACCTTCGTCGGCGCCGACTTCACGGGCGCGACGATCGCCGCGGCGACACTGCGCGAGGCCGACTTCAGCCATGCGGATTTCAGCGGCGCGACGCTCTCCTCGTCGGACCTCTCGAAGTGCGTCCTGCGCGAGGCGAAGCTCTACCGCGCCGTCGCCAAGAACGCCCTGTTCATGCGGGCGGATCTCACGGGCGCGAGCCTCGTGGCCGCGAACCTGGAGGGCGCGATCTTCCTCAAGGCGAAGCTCGGCCGCGCCGACTTCAAGGGCGCGAACCTCTTCCGCGCCGACCTCCTGCGCGCCGTCGGCGACGACAAGACGAGCTTTTACGACGCCCTCGTCACGCAGGTTCGTGTCTCGCCCAAGGGCAGCACGGGCGCCCCGACCACGGTGGATCCGAGCGCGCCGCGGACTGCGCCGAAGCCGGTCAACAAGGAAAGCCGTGGATAA
- a CDS encoding type VI secretion system Vgr family protein, translating into MPNDDFSFACETLPGEGPFGAWGALRVARFRGREALSEPYRYEITLLAKGGAAEVDPRDLLGKRATLRIATLSNPPFKVVHGIVREASELSDLPEGTLLRVILEPPWARAQHRTRCRIFLDKSLRRIVEAVLTGDPLVEHRSGAEVEDDDNPPTFTPARELFTWRVTDTSRLDDPRARPFVVQYEESDFAFVSRLLEEEGISYHFENGRETCLLVLTDDDAGRPRLEPAQLGASIPGRSVSHLGLGGRLRPTRVVLDDHDWRKPTLDITAKAGNGDLAEYHYPGAYGDAADKGKPLAAARLDRYHVEASYAGGAGVVRVLSGGSIFELTTDEPDHEGEYLVTRLDVRGAQQGVLAQPAAEDALPWEARFDLARRGVGSAATASRFRPARRTPKPRIRGVQTAVVTADPGASGAEVNVGGPDGLSVGCVRLRFGWDTDAARLAKEPSSLWVRVSQIFAGAGEGAVFHPRVGDEVIVDFDEGDPDRPVVVGRVYNGANLPARGGGHESSMKSLSTPGGGTYNEIMFGDAAGGELLHSFAGKDQTTDVANFRRESVVSNAKMTVGGNNTETIAANRTENVGANDTLTIGGNQTITIGGNAVTIIGGNHDHTVGANELNMVGGSQTIGVGGSITENVGADVSESYGASRATTVGGAVTESFGAMMKVSVGGNVDESAASHTLDVSAARLMMIGGNYTTVVTGNVTTQIGAVEIEASGGPQTLEVGGSITRSGPLHLTLSAFEDDIKSAKLDAQGSSSSYNVITLEAIGMTRDVTGVAKSKAGASPSAYGFEKRMCGGILKIAAVGLVASGVDNQGGGPNVEA; encoded by the coding sequence GTGCCCAATGATGATTTTTCCTTCGCATGCGAGACCCTCCCCGGCGAGGGGCCTTTTGGCGCCTGGGGGGCCCTCCGGGTCGCGCGTTTCCGCGGCCGCGAAGCCCTCTCCGAGCCGTACCGCTACGAGATCACGCTGCTCGCGAAGGGCGGCGCCGCCGAGGTCGATCCGCGGGACCTCCTCGGCAAACGCGCGACGTTGCGCATCGCCACGTTGTCGAATCCCCCCTTCAAGGTCGTCCACGGCATCGTCCGCGAGGCCTCGGAGCTCTCCGATCTGCCCGAGGGCACGCTCCTCCGGGTGATCCTGGAGCCGCCCTGGGCCCGGGCGCAGCACCGCACGCGGTGCCGGATCTTCCTCGACAAAAGCCTCCGACGTATCGTCGAGGCCGTCCTCACGGGCGACCCGCTCGTGGAGCACCGGAGCGGCGCCGAGGTCGAGGACGACGACAACCCGCCCACCTTCACGCCCGCCCGCGAGCTCTTCACCTGGCGCGTGACGGACACCTCACGCCTCGACGACCCGCGCGCGCGCCCGTTCGTCGTGCAGTACGAGGAGAGCGACTTCGCGTTCGTGTCGCGCCTGCTCGAAGAAGAGGGCATCAGCTACCACTTCGAGAACGGCCGCGAGACCTGCCTGCTCGTCCTGACCGATGACGACGCCGGCCGGCCGCGCCTCGAACCGGCGCAGCTCGGCGCGTCGATCCCCGGCCGGAGCGTGAGCCACCTCGGGCTCGGCGGCCGGCTGCGCCCGACCCGCGTCGTGCTCGACGACCACGACTGGCGAAAACCGACGCTCGACATCACGGCCAAGGCGGGCAACGGGGATCTCGCCGAGTACCATTATCCCGGCGCCTACGGCGACGCCGCCGACAAGGGCAAGCCCCTCGCGGCCGCGCGGCTCGATCGGTATCACGTGGAGGCGAGCTACGCGGGCGGCGCGGGCGTGGTCCGGGTGCTCTCGGGCGGCTCGATCTTCGAGCTCACGACGGACGAGCCGGACCACGAGGGTGAATACCTCGTCACGCGCCTCGACGTGCGCGGGGCACAACAAGGCGTGCTCGCCCAGCCCGCGGCGGAGGACGCCCTGCCCTGGGAGGCGCGCTTCGACCTCGCGCGGCGCGGCGTGGGCAGCGCCGCCACGGCGTCGCGGTTCCGCCCTGCGCGACGGACGCCGAAGCCTCGCATCCGCGGCGTGCAGACCGCCGTCGTGACGGCCGATCCCGGCGCCTCCGGGGCCGAGGTGAACGTCGGCGGGCCGGACGGGCTCAGCGTGGGCTGCGTCCGCCTGCGTTTTGGCTGGGACACGGACGCGGCGCGCCTCGCGAAGGAGCCTTCGAGCCTCTGGGTGCGCGTCAGCCAGATCTTCGCCGGCGCGGGCGAGGGCGCCGTGTTCCATCCGCGTGTCGGCGACGAGGTGATCGTCGACTTCGACGAGGGCGACCCCGACCGGCCCGTCGTCGTCGGCCGCGTCTACAACGGCGCGAACCTGCCCGCGCGCGGCGGCGGGCACGAGAGCTCGATGAAGTCGCTCTCCACCCCCGGCGGCGGCACGTACAACGAGATCATGTTCGGCGACGCGGCTGGCGGCGAGCTCTTGCACTCCTTCGCCGGCAAGGATCAGACGACCGACGTCGCGAATTTCCGCCGCGAGAGCGTGGTCTCGAACGCGAAGATGACCGTCGGCGGGAACAACACCGAGACGATCGCCGCGAACCGGACCGAGAACGTCGGCGCGAACGACACGCTCACGATCGGCGGCAACCAGACGATCACGATCGGCGGCAACGCCGTCACGATCATCGGCGGCAACCATGACCACACCGTCGGCGCGAACGAGCTGAACATGGTCGGCGGCTCGCAGACGATCGGCGTCGGCGGGAGCATCACGGAAAACGTCGGCGCGGACGTGAGCGAGTCGTACGGCGCCTCGCGCGCGACGACCGTGGGCGGCGCGGTGACCGAGAGCTTCGGCGCGATGATGAAGGTCTCGGTGGGCGGAAACGTGGACGAGAGCGCGGCCTCGCACACGCTCGACGTGAGCGCCGCGCGGCTCATGATGATCGGCGGCAACTACACGACCGTCGTCACGGGCAACGTCACGACGCAGATCGGCGCGGTCGAGATCGAGGCGAGCGGGGGCCCGCAGACGCTCGAGGTCGGCGGCTCGATCACGCGATCGGGCCCGCTACACCTCACGCTCTCGGCGTTCGAGGACGACATCAAGAGCGCGAAGCTCGACGCGCAGGGCTCCTCCTCCTCGTACAACGTGATCACGCTGGAGGCGATCGGGATGACCCGCGACGTCACCGGGGTCGCCAAGTCGAAGGCCGGCGCGAGCCCGAGCGCGTACGGCTTCGAGAAGAGGATGTGCGGCGGGATCCTCAAGATCGCCGCCGTCGGCCTCGTCGCGTCGGGCGTCGACAACCAGGGCGGCGGGCCAAACGTCGAGGCCTGA
- a CDS encoding type VI secretion system Vgr family protein, which produces MNTDDFVFAWEEEGQTPEPLRVARFEGEEGLSRLFRYELLLLAKDTDLDPEALIGKRASLWITTLSAPAWKLVHGLITEAEDATTLPEGSVYRVVVEPPLARARYRTRSRVFLDKTLRQILESVLRNDAGMTLTSGASLDPPVGPPSFTAAAERFTWRTKTSRLDDPKARPYVVQYNESDLDFVARLLEEEGISYHFEHTDDASLLVLSDKDFGRSRVPGDDVFGPGKPGRGIGTFRLGARMHETSVHLGAYNWEKPALDVDAKATGEPGDLSVYTFHGGSFDSAELGQPLAEARLDELHTEASFAVGEGATRVLSAGSIFTLEHPKARYEGEYLVTRLHAVGHQQGVLSVDAGGGAAEPFHMEIECACRGRGSDVQESRYRPARRTRKPRILGAQTAFVTAEPSARGAEVNLGGSSSIGCVRLRFHWDTEEQRIAKEPSSKWVRVSEPFARGGQGGIWHPRVGSEVIVEFEDGDPDRPFVTGRVYNGKNRPAQTTPTHSTMWSLSTPGGGVRNEISFEDTAGSERIYMNAGKDMLANVGNQRVENVGADALMTVGANNTEEIGGNQTIQIGANDTLSVGANQTEDIGANQIRIIGGSRLMIIGGNEARQTGASHANIVGGALKENVAGDVGETYGATRTTGLAADWTESYGATRDQTVGALTLQDYGGNQTTDIAGARTIHAGAVLGALVGGNFDTEIGGSETVDVGAATIHVAAGPITHQASSLDINMFLKLHLVGVKLNMFVFKAAATGKSSSYGALTASAKGTAISFTGLNLRTTGLKSTAAGAKLDEDGVKLVAIGVLIHPSGVHTFT; this is translated from the coding sequence ATGAACACCGACGATTTCGTCTTCGCGTGGGAGGAAGAAGGCCAGACGCCCGAGCCCCTGCGCGTCGCGCGCTTCGAGGGCGAAGAGGGCCTGAGCCGCCTCTTCCGCTACGAGCTGCTCCTCCTCGCGAAGGACACCGACCTCGACCCCGAAGCCCTGATCGGCAAGCGCGCGAGCCTCTGGATCACGACGCTCTCGGCGCCCGCGTGGAAGCTCGTGCACGGCCTCATCACCGAGGCCGAGGACGCGACCACCCTCCCCGAGGGCTCGGTCTACCGCGTGGTCGTCGAGCCGCCGCTCGCGCGCGCGCGGTACCGCACGCGGAGCCGCGTCTTCCTCGACAAGACGTTGCGCCAGATCCTCGAGAGCGTGCTCCGCAACGACGCGGGCATGACGCTCACCTCGGGCGCCTCGCTCGATCCCCCGGTCGGCCCGCCCTCGTTCACGGCCGCGGCCGAACGCTTCACGTGGCGCACCAAGACGAGCCGCCTCGACGATCCGAAGGCGCGCCCGTACGTCGTTCAGTACAACGAGAGCGACCTCGATTTCGTGGCGCGGCTGCTCGAAGAGGAAGGCATCAGCTACCACTTCGAGCACACGGACGACGCGAGCCTGCTCGTCCTCTCGGACAAGGATTTCGGCCGCTCCCGCGTCCCGGGGGACGACGTGTTTGGTCCGGGCAAGCCCGGCCGCGGCATCGGCACCTTCCGCCTCGGCGCGCGGATGCACGAGACCTCGGTCCACCTCGGCGCGTACAACTGGGAGAAACCCGCGCTCGACGTCGACGCGAAGGCCACGGGCGAGCCGGGGGATCTGTCCGTGTACACCTTCCACGGCGGCTCCTTCGACAGCGCCGAGCTCGGACAACCCCTCGCGGAGGCGCGGCTCGACGAGCTCCACACCGAGGCCTCGTTCGCCGTCGGCGAGGGCGCCACGCGTGTGCTCTCGGCCGGATCAATCTTCACGCTGGAGCACCCCAAGGCCCGGTACGAGGGCGAGTACCTCGTCACGCGCCTCCACGCCGTCGGCCATCAGCAAGGCGTGCTCTCCGTCGACGCGGGCGGCGGCGCCGCCGAGCCGTTCCACATGGAGATCGAGTGCGCCTGCCGGGGCCGCGGGAGCGACGTCCAGGAGAGCCGCTACCGCCCCGCGCGAAGGACACGCAAGCCGCGGATCCTCGGCGCGCAGACCGCGTTCGTGACGGCCGAGCCGAGCGCGCGTGGCGCCGAGGTGAACCTCGGCGGATCGAGCTCGATCGGGTGCGTGCGCCTCCGCTTTCATTGGGACACCGAAGAACAACGGATCGCCAAGGAGCCTTCGAGCAAGTGGGTCCGCGTGAGCGAACCCTTCGCGCGCGGCGGCCAGGGTGGCATCTGGCACCCGCGTGTCGGGAGCGAGGTCATCGTCGAGTTCGAGGACGGTGATCCCGACAGGCCCTTCGTCACGGGCCGCGTCTACAACGGCAAGAACCGCCCCGCGCAGACGACGCCGACGCACAGCACGATGTGGTCGCTCTCCACGCCCGGCGGCGGCGTGCGCAACGAGATCTCCTTCGAGGACACGGCCGGCAGCGAGCGCATCTACATGAACGCCGGCAAGGACATGCTCGCGAACGTGGGCAACCAGCGCGTCGAGAACGTCGGCGCGGACGCGCTCATGACCGTCGGGGCGAACAACACCGAGGAGATCGGCGGCAACCAGACGATCCAGATCGGCGCGAACGACACGCTCTCCGTCGGCGCGAACCAGACCGAGGACATCGGGGCGAACCAAATCCGCATCATCGGCGGCAGCCGGCTCATGATCATCGGCGGCAACGAGGCGCGGCAGACCGGCGCGAGCCACGCGAACATCGTCGGCGGCGCCCTCAAGGAGAACGTCGCCGGCGACGTCGGCGAGACGTACGGCGCGACGCGGACCACGGGCCTCGCGGCCGACTGGACCGAGAGCTACGGCGCGACACGTGATCAGACCGTCGGTGCGCTCACCCTCCAGGACTACGGCGGCAACCAGACGACGGACATCGCCGGCGCGCGCACGATCCACGCGGGCGCCGTGCTCGGCGCGCTCGTCGGCGGCAACTTCGACACGGAGATCGGCGGCTCGGAGACCGTGGACGTCGGCGCGGCGACCATCCACGTCGCGGCGGGCCCGATTACGCACCAGGCGTCGAGCCTCGACATCAACATGTTCCTCAAGCTGCACCTCGTCGGGGTGAAGCTGAACATGTTCGTGTTCAAAGCAGCGGCGACGGGCAAATCATCGAGCTACGGCGCGCTCACGGCCTCCGCGAAGGGGACGGCCATCTCGTTCACGGGCCTGAACCTCCGCACGACGGGCCTCAAGTCCACGGCCGCGGGCGCGAAGCTCGACGAGGACGGCGTGAAGCTCGTGGCCATCGGCGTCCTCATCCACCCCTCGGGCGTGCATACGTTCACGTGA
- a CDS encoding type VI secretion system Vgr family protein, with translation MPSFDYTFACEGVAGADPWSSLRVARFTGTEALSSLYRYEILLLDPAGVTSAPSLVGKRATLRITTLSAPAFKTVHGLVVEAEEISRLPEGRTLRVVLAPPFARGAHRRQCRVFLDKTLREIVRSVLLGDPRVHEASAEAPAPDLGGADFAPADEAFTWRVEDTSRLDNRRVRPFVVQYNESDFAFVSRLLEEEGITYHVENGAETSLLVFTDSDAGRPRLQPDLVGIGIDGREVRGFFTGGRLRPEAVSLGDYNWKQPGLPMDARAGGKDADLFEVVYPGGYPDEANQGRPLAKARLERHRTEARFARGEGHLRVLGAGTIFELDHKKPRLEGEYLVTSLEVVAEQAGVLPSGAGGGTIEPFLARFVCARRGQGTQVEDSAFRPPRVTPRPRIVGTQTALVTADPSAPSAEIHLGGPPGVQIGCVRLRFHWDTDEARLAKEPSSAWVRVSEPFAGSGMGGVWHPRVGTEVIVDFEEGDPDRPLVVGRVYNGKNRPYHGGAPTISTLKSNASPGGAVHNEITFDDTSGAERIYMNAGKDMETDVGNERTETVGANSAMKVGANDTETIGANCAVTIGGDETVTVGGNDTALIGGNVSTTIGANATTIIGANEAHFVGADQAITIAAAHSELVGGSVTEEIGGTLTTSVAASETQSIGGNRSTTITGAHTQSFGAAHLKMVGGNRDLSCASLDTTVSAASIRIVAGSVTTKITGDHTLSTGGGAVYIAPKYSAQDANRSDVDVAKYTLTGLDVTIGGIALGATGYSSSTMGVSAAAAGLNVEFVGADVDFFGLLTRVDGGHMQNNGVKTRVGLIIKL, from the coding sequence ATGCCGAGCTTCGACTACACGTTCGCTTGCGAGGGGGTCGCCGGGGCCGATCCTTGGTCCTCCCTGCGGGTCGCGCGCTTCACGGGGACCGAGGCGCTCTCGTCGCTCTACCGCTACGAGATCCTCCTGCTCGATCCGGCCGGCGTCACGTCGGCCCCGTCGCTCGTGGGAAAACGCGCGACGCTCCGGATCACCACGCTCTCGGCCCCGGCCTTCAAGACCGTGCATGGCCTCGTCGTGGAGGCCGAGGAGATCTCGCGGCTGCCGGAGGGGCGCACCCTGCGCGTCGTCCTCGCCCCGCCCTTCGCGCGCGGCGCGCATCGCAGGCAATGCCGCGTCTTCCTCGACAAGACCTTGCGCGAGATCGTTCGGTCGGTCCTCCTCGGGGATCCGCGTGTCCACGAGGCGAGCGCCGAGGCGCCCGCGCCCGATCTCGGCGGCGCCGATTTCGCGCCGGCCGACGAGGCGTTCACGTGGCGCGTCGAGGACACCTCGCGCCTCGACAACCGGCGCGTCCGGCCTTTCGTCGTGCAGTACAACGAGAGCGACTTCGCGTTCGTCTCGCGCCTGCTCGAAGAAGAAGGCATCACCTACCACGTCGAGAACGGCGCGGAGACGAGCCTGCTCGTGTTCACCGACAGCGACGCCGGCCGCCCGCGCCTTCAGCCCGACCTCGTCGGCATCGGCATCGACGGGCGCGAGGTCCGCGGGTTCTTCACGGGCGGCCGGCTGCGGCCCGAGGCGGTCTCGCTCGGCGACTACAACTGGAAGCAGCCCGGCCTCCCGATGGACGCGCGTGCTGGCGGCAAGGACGCGGACCTCTTCGAGGTGGTCTACCCGGGCGGCTACCCGGACGAGGCGAACCAGGGCCGCCCGCTCGCGAAGGCGCGGCTCGAACGACACAGGACGGAGGCCCGCTTCGCGCGGGGTGAAGGTCACCTCCGGGTCCTCGGCGCCGGGACGATCTTCGAGCTCGACCACAAGAAGCCACGCCTCGAAGGCGAGTACCTCGTCACCTCGCTGGAGGTCGTGGCCGAGCAAGCCGGCGTCCTCCCGAGCGGCGCGGGCGGCGGCACGATCGAGCCCTTCCTGGCGCGGTTCGTCTGCGCGCGCCGCGGGCAGGGCACCCAGGTCGAGGACAGCGCGTTCCGCCCGCCGCGCGTCACGCCACGACCGCGCATCGTTGGGACCCAAACGGCCCTCGTCACCGCCGATCCCTCCGCGCCGAGCGCGGAGATCCACCTCGGCGGCCCGCCGGGCGTCCAGATCGGCTGCGTGCGCCTGCGCTTCCACTGGGACACGGACGAGGCGCGGCTCGCGAAGGAGCCTTCGAGCGCGTGGGTCCGCGTGAGCGAGCCCTTCGCGGGCAGCGGCATGGGCGGCGTCTGGCATCCGCGCGTGGGCACGGAGGTGATCGTCGACTTCGAGGAGGGAGATCCCGATCGCCCGCTCGTCGTCGGCCGCGTCTACAACGGCAAGAACCGCCCCTACCACGGCGGCGCGCCCACGATCAGCACGCTGAAGTCGAACGCGAGCCCGGGTGGGGCCGTGCACAACGAGATCACCTTCGACGACACGTCGGGCGCCGAGCGCATCTACATGAACGCCGGCAAGGACATGGAGACCGACGTCGGGAACGAGCGCACCGAGACCGTGGGCGCGAACAGCGCGATGAAGGTCGGCGCGAACGACACCGAGACCATCGGCGCGAACTGCGCCGTGACGATCGGCGGCGACGAGACGGTCACGGTGGGCGGCAACGACACGGCCCTCATCGGCGGCAACGTCTCGACGACGATCGGCGCGAACGCGACCACGATCATCGGCGCCAACGAGGCTCATTTCGTCGGCGCGGATCAAGCGATCACGATCGCCGCGGCCCACAGCGAGCTCGTGGGGGGCAGCGTCACCGAGGAGATCGGCGGCACGCTCACGACGAGCGTCGCCGCGTCGGAGACGCAGAGCATCGGCGGCAACCGCTCCACGACGATCACCGGCGCGCACACGCAGTCGTTCGGGGCCGCGCACCTCAAGATGGTCGGGGGCAACCGGGATCTCTCGTGCGCGAGCCTCGACACGACGGTCTCGGCCGCCTCGATCCGCATCGTGGCCGGCTCGGTCACGACGAAGATCACGGGCGACCACACGCTCTCGACAGGCGGCGGCGCGGTGTACATCGCGCCCAAGTACAGCGCGCAGGACGCGAACCGGAGCGACGTCGACGTCGCGAAGTACACGCTCACGGGCCTCGACGTGACGATCGGCGGGATCGCGCTCGGCGCCACGGGATACTCGTCGTCGACGATGGGCGTGAGCGCCGCGGCGGCCGGGCTCAATGTGGAGTTCGTCGGCGCGGACGTGGACTTCTTCGGCCTGCTCACGCGGGTCGACGGGGGCCACATGCAGAACAACGGGGTCAAGACGCGGGTCGGGCTCATCATCAAGCTTTGA